A genomic stretch from Plutella xylostella chromosome 14, ilPluXylo3.1, whole genome shotgun sequence includes:
- the LOC119694338 gene encoding uncharacterized protein LOC119694338 isoform X1, with protein MVWVQLVALALVCGGAVGCPGGCACGPAAVSCRAAPPPAAALLTTTVPGHGPALRELTWTHSGIQHLQDDLFNNTPNLEHIDLSSNDIKSINPSLFNQLTRLNHLNMSWNQLDDIRRLTFADLSGCEVLDLSHNRLRLIPFQLFATMPRLKYLDLSFNQMASFLDYFFKPNRQLKVLFLNNNSLVKITSNALVDLRELETLDLSNNKLSYIPKALFDTFSLLRELNLYGNNFQNISNDAFKYLHNLLRLNMGGNNLRLLPANLFRYNDNLETLYLESTEITVIQNTNFKGLTALRKLYIRHNHFLREIEPFVFEDIPNITHLNISSNMLTFLPLSLKSLTKLEELTISNNPWACDCRMAWFEEWAELRKDIIRSDLSCILQYPGDMLRILRNTHCTEPTLVSSSPMILYRLQTNALLECKFDGNPAPSITWITPTRAVYHWNPDLLIPDIFHKHGIAHDQYYNAIDNYKSRVKVLENGSLYIQDIHREDTGTYLCFASNPTANASAEVILHIDPMTMFEIKMYSLLCGAICAAAFLLITLLVQVLIYIFYRFRLMETCCSCCGCVRPSAPRSRQIYHMLDNIETYKRQQLDKLRENYAVQVHRIKENCTQQMDWIQGSYSTQASHLRNIRDIGSNHLSSMKDNYCDQGVTLQVKRVRDYSTSQLNWVRENYVFQRNKIRKFSAHQILRLRESYKYQQQTLNKVLENLPSLYFENCRSGSCGRSDSMPFDPDVEVIDMYLKTKIEKLSSLPDPVFDTESKVSVYYTPTERSVTSRRGSPVDLPDNIHINIIERPPFPFHEALHVDMIERGGFRVPDGVHVNMIERSAPPPRLLAMIKPLQVEPPPSPCTSRHSRPYLEPEAKPASEPLLGERSEGRARRLPTSASSPELRDAAAHEAARVLLAVEVDKEPGARACGECVALCHHPGPL; from the exons ATGGTGTGGGTGCAGCTGGTGGCATTAGCGCTAGTGTGTGGGGGCGCGGTGGGCTGCCCGGGCGGCTGCGCGTGCGGCCCGGCGGCGGTGTcgtgccgcgccgcgccgccgcccgccgccgcgctgctgaCCACCACCGTCCCCGGCCACGGCCCCGCCCTCCGCGAGCTCACCTGGACGCACTCCGGCATTCAACACCTCCAGGACGACCTCTTCAACAACACCCCCAACCTCGAACACATAGACCTGAGCAGCAACGATATCAAGAGTATAAATCCATCGCTCTTCAACCAACTCACCAGGCTCAACCATCTCAACATGTCCTGGAACCAACTCGATGATATCCGAAGGCTGACGTTCGCTGACTTGTCAGGGTGCGAAGTGCTGGACTTATCCCACAATCGGCTGAGACTGATCCCGTTCCAATTGTTCGCCACAATGCCCAGGCTGAAGTACCTGGATTTATCGTTTAATCAGATGGCTAGTTTCTTAGACTACTTCTTTAAACCTAATAGACAACTGAAAGTATTGttcctaaataataatagcctAGTCAAAATTACTTCTAATGCCCTAGTCGACTTGCGGGAGCTGGAGACTCTGGACCTGTCGAACAACAAGCTCAGCTACATCCCGAAGGCGCTGTTCGACACCTTCAGCCTTCTCAGAGAGCTCAACCTCTACGGGAACAACTTCCAGAACATATCAAACGatgcttttaaatatttgcatAACTTACTAAGGCTGAACATGGGCGGGAACAACCTGAGGCTGTTGCCGGCGAACCTCTTCCGATACAACGACAATCTCGAAACACTCTACCTCGAAAGCACCGAGATAACCGTGATACAGAACACCAACTTCAAAGGTCTTACGGCGCTGAGGAAGCTGTACATACGTCACAACCACTTCCTGCGCGAGATCGAGCCGTTTGTGTTCGAGGACATACCGAACATCACGCACTTGAATATCAGCAGCAACATGCTGACGTTCCTGCCTCTGTCCCTGAAAAGTCTGACTAAGTTGGAAGAGCTGACGATATCGAACAACCCGTGGGCGTGCGACTGCCGCATGGCGTGGTTCGAGGAGTGGGCCGAGCTGCGGAAGGACATCATCCGCTCCGATCTCAGCTGCATCCTGCAATACCCGGGAGACATGCTGAGGATCCTACGCAACACGCACTGCACCGAGCCGACGCTCGTCAGCAGCAGTCCTATGATTCTGTATAGGCTTCAAACCAACGCGTTGCTCGAGTGCAAGTTCGACGGGAACCCAGCCCCGTCCATCACCTGGATCACGCCGACTCGCGCCGTGTACCACTGGAACCCTGATCTGCTGATCCCGGACATATTCCACAAGCACGGCATCGCTCACGACCAGTACTACAACGCCATAGACAATTACAAATCGAGAGTGAAAGTGCTAGAGAACGGTTCGCTATACATCCAGGACATTCACAGAGAAGACACGGGAACTTATTTGTGTTTCGCGTCGAACCCTACGGCGAACGCTTCCGCGGAAGTGATTTTGCATATAGACCCTATGACTATGTTTGAGATCAAGATGTACAGTTTGCTGTGCGGGGCGATATGCGCTGCAGCCTTCTTACTCATCACGCTGCTAGTTCAAGTGCTCATCTACATATTCTACAG GTTCCGTCTGATGGAGACCTGCTGCAGTTGCTGCGGCTGCGTCCGTCCGAGCGCGCCGCGCAGCCGACAGATATACCACATGCTCGACAACATCGAGACCTACAAGCGACAACAGCTCGATAAATTGCGCGAAAATTACGCGGTCCAG GTGCATCGTATAAAAGAGAACTGTACGCAGCAAATGGACTGGATACAGGGCAGCTACTCGACGCAAGCCAGCCACCTCCGCAATATCAGAGACATCGGCAGCAACCACCTGTCGTCCATGAAAGACAATTACTGCGATCAG GGTGTCACTTTGCAGGTGAAGCGCGTCCGAGACTATTCCACGTCGCAGCTCAACTGGGTGCGCGAGAACTACGTGTTCCAGAGGAACAAGATCCGCAAGTTCAGCGCTCACCAGATCCTGCGGCTCCGGGAGAGCTACAAGTACCAGCAGCAGACCCTCAACAAGGTACTGGAGAACCTCCCGAGTCTGTACTTCGAGAACTGTCGCAGCGGGTCTTGCGGGCGCTCTGACTCGATGCCGTTTGACCCGGACGTGGAGGTCATCGACATGTACCTCAAGACGAAGATCGAGAAGCTGAGCAGCCTGCCCGACCCCGTGTTCGACACTGAGAGCAAAGTCTCCGTGTACTACACGCCGACGGAGCGGTCTGTGACGTCACGGCGCGGGTCGCCAGTAGACTTGCCGGACAACATCCACATCAACATCATCGAGCGGCCGCCGTTCCCGTTCCACGAGGCTCTTCACGTCGACATGATTGAACGCGGAGGGTTTAGAGTCCCTGATGGAGTGCACGTGAACATGATCGAGCGgtcggcgccgccgccgcggctgCTGGCCATGATCAAGCCACTTCAAGTGGAACCTCCGCCATCGCCCTGCACGTCGCGTCATTCCCGGCCGTATCTAGAGCCGGAGGCGAAGCCTGCTAGCGAGCCGCTGCTAGGGGAGAGAAGCGAGGGTCGGGCGCGGAGGCTGCCGACCAGCGCCAGCTCGCCTGAGCTCCGCGACGCAGCGGCGCACGAGGCGGCCAGGGTTCTACTGGCGGTGGAGGTGGACAAGGAGCCGGGCGCGCGCGCGTGCGGCGAGTGCGTGGCGCTGTGCCACCACCCCGGCCCCTTGTAG
- the LOC119694338 gene encoding immunoglobulin domain and leucine-rich repeat-containing protein 2 isoform X2, protein MVWVQLVALALVCGGAVGCPGGCACGPAAVSCRAAPPPAAALLTTTVPGHGPALRELTWTHSGIQHLQDDLFNNTPNLEHIDLSSNDIKSINPSLFNQLTRLNHLNMSWNQLDDIRRLTFADLSGCEVLDLSHNRLRLIPFQLFATMPRLKYLDLSFNQMASFLDYFFKPNRQLKVLFLNNNSLVKITSNALVDLRELETLDLSNNKLSYIPKALFDTFSLLRELNLYGNNFQNISNDAFKYLHNLLRLNMGGNNLRLLPANLFRYNDNLETLYLESTEITVIQNTNFKGLTALRKLYIRHNHFLREIEPFVFEDIPNITHLNISSNMLTFLPLSLKSLTKLEELTISNNPWACDCRMAWFEEWAELRKDIIRSDLSCILQYPGDMLRILRNTHCTEPTLVSSSPMILYRLQTNALLECKFDGNPAPSITWITPTRAVYHWNPDLLIPDIFHKHGIAHDQYYNAIDNYKSRVKVLENGSLYIQDIHREDTGTYLCFASNPTANASAEVILHIDPMTMFEIKMYSLLCGAICAAAFLLITLLVQVLIYIFYRFRLMETCCSCCGCVRPSAPRSRQIYHMLDNIETYKRQQLDKLRENYAVQVHRIKENCTQQMDWIQGSYSTQASHLRNIRDIGSNHLSSMKDNYCDQVKRVRDYSTSQLNWVRENYVFQRNKIRKFSAHQILRLRESYKYQQQTLNKVLENLPSLYFENCRSGSCGRSDSMPFDPDVEVIDMYLKTKIEKLSSLPDPVFDTESKVSVYYTPTERSVTSRRGSPVDLPDNIHINIIERPPFPFHEALHVDMIERGGFRVPDGVHVNMIERSAPPPRLLAMIKPLQVEPPPSPCTSRHSRPYLEPEAKPASEPLLGERSEGRARRLPTSASSPELRDAAAHEAARVLLAVEVDKEPGARACGECVALCHHPGPL, encoded by the exons ATGGTGTGGGTGCAGCTGGTGGCATTAGCGCTAGTGTGTGGGGGCGCGGTGGGCTGCCCGGGCGGCTGCGCGTGCGGCCCGGCGGCGGTGTcgtgccgcgccgcgccgccgcccgccgccgcgctgctgaCCACCACCGTCCCCGGCCACGGCCCCGCCCTCCGCGAGCTCACCTGGACGCACTCCGGCATTCAACACCTCCAGGACGACCTCTTCAACAACACCCCCAACCTCGAACACATAGACCTGAGCAGCAACGATATCAAGAGTATAAATCCATCGCTCTTCAACCAACTCACCAGGCTCAACCATCTCAACATGTCCTGGAACCAACTCGATGATATCCGAAGGCTGACGTTCGCTGACTTGTCAGGGTGCGAAGTGCTGGACTTATCCCACAATCGGCTGAGACTGATCCCGTTCCAATTGTTCGCCACAATGCCCAGGCTGAAGTACCTGGATTTATCGTTTAATCAGATGGCTAGTTTCTTAGACTACTTCTTTAAACCTAATAGACAACTGAAAGTATTGttcctaaataataatagcctAGTCAAAATTACTTCTAATGCCCTAGTCGACTTGCGGGAGCTGGAGACTCTGGACCTGTCGAACAACAAGCTCAGCTACATCCCGAAGGCGCTGTTCGACACCTTCAGCCTTCTCAGAGAGCTCAACCTCTACGGGAACAACTTCCAGAACATATCAAACGatgcttttaaatatttgcatAACTTACTAAGGCTGAACATGGGCGGGAACAACCTGAGGCTGTTGCCGGCGAACCTCTTCCGATACAACGACAATCTCGAAACACTCTACCTCGAAAGCACCGAGATAACCGTGATACAGAACACCAACTTCAAAGGTCTTACGGCGCTGAGGAAGCTGTACATACGTCACAACCACTTCCTGCGCGAGATCGAGCCGTTTGTGTTCGAGGACATACCGAACATCACGCACTTGAATATCAGCAGCAACATGCTGACGTTCCTGCCTCTGTCCCTGAAAAGTCTGACTAAGTTGGAAGAGCTGACGATATCGAACAACCCGTGGGCGTGCGACTGCCGCATGGCGTGGTTCGAGGAGTGGGCCGAGCTGCGGAAGGACATCATCCGCTCCGATCTCAGCTGCATCCTGCAATACCCGGGAGACATGCTGAGGATCCTACGCAACACGCACTGCACCGAGCCGACGCTCGTCAGCAGCAGTCCTATGATTCTGTATAGGCTTCAAACCAACGCGTTGCTCGAGTGCAAGTTCGACGGGAACCCAGCCCCGTCCATCACCTGGATCACGCCGACTCGCGCCGTGTACCACTGGAACCCTGATCTGCTGATCCCGGACATATTCCACAAGCACGGCATCGCTCACGACCAGTACTACAACGCCATAGACAATTACAAATCGAGAGTGAAAGTGCTAGAGAACGGTTCGCTATACATCCAGGACATTCACAGAGAAGACACGGGAACTTATTTGTGTTTCGCGTCGAACCCTACGGCGAACGCTTCCGCGGAAGTGATTTTGCATATAGACCCTATGACTATGTTTGAGATCAAGATGTACAGTTTGCTGTGCGGGGCGATATGCGCTGCAGCCTTCTTACTCATCACGCTGCTAGTTCAAGTGCTCATCTACATATTCTACAG GTTCCGTCTGATGGAGACCTGCTGCAGTTGCTGCGGCTGCGTCCGTCCGAGCGCGCCGCGCAGCCGACAGATATACCACATGCTCGACAACATCGAGACCTACAAGCGACAACAGCTCGATAAATTGCGCGAAAATTACGCGGTCCAG GTGCATCGTATAAAAGAGAACTGTACGCAGCAAATGGACTGGATACAGGGCAGCTACTCGACGCAAGCCAGCCACCTCCGCAATATCAGAGACATCGGCAGCAACCACCTGTCGTCCATGAAAGACAATTACTGCGATCAG GTGAAGCGCGTCCGAGACTATTCCACGTCGCAGCTCAACTGGGTGCGCGAGAACTACGTGTTCCAGAGGAACAAGATCCGCAAGTTCAGCGCTCACCAGATCCTGCGGCTCCGGGAGAGCTACAAGTACCAGCAGCAGACCCTCAACAAGGTACTGGAGAACCTCCCGAGTCTGTACTTCGAGAACTGTCGCAGCGGGTCTTGCGGGCGCTCTGACTCGATGCCGTTTGACCCGGACGTGGAGGTCATCGACATGTACCTCAAGACGAAGATCGAGAAGCTGAGCAGCCTGCCCGACCCCGTGTTCGACACTGAGAGCAAAGTCTCCGTGTACTACACGCCGACGGAGCGGTCTGTGACGTCACGGCGCGGGTCGCCAGTAGACTTGCCGGACAACATCCACATCAACATCATCGAGCGGCCGCCGTTCCCGTTCCACGAGGCTCTTCACGTCGACATGATTGAACGCGGAGGGTTTAGAGTCCCTGATGGAGTGCACGTGAACATGATCGAGCGgtcggcgccgccgccgcggctgCTGGCCATGATCAAGCCACTTCAAGTGGAACCTCCGCCATCGCCCTGCACGTCGCGTCATTCCCGGCCGTATCTAGAGCCGGAGGCGAAGCCTGCTAGCGAGCCGCTGCTAGGGGAGAGAAGCGAGGGTCGGGCGCGGAGGCTGCCGACCAGCGCCAGCTCGCCTGAGCTCCGCGACGCAGCGGCGCACGAGGCGGCCAGGGTTCTACTGGCGGTGGAGGTGGACAAGGAGCCGGGCGCGCGCGCGTGCGGCGAGTGCGTGGCGCTGTGCCACCACCCCGGCCCCTTGTAG
- the LOC105381383 gene encoding uncharacterized protein LOC105381383 encodes MSKRYIFPQQYGERKKPKLDVSISDHNFPLSQNPGPNKESNQTDNWGDDNDDEILLLASQACEDVFNVHDISQVPNYSMCMQPGSTSTQIANEPGPSSSKSSFSFKKPATSLPNYTSTNIKDKCNRISSPLPGITPKVASSMNGHSNVSDDLIFNDQVYKGQDSEHIYRQMLKLQEENAKLKSENGKLLEKCVTKEGEASILRTQLKSSQMAVDSARLDKLKAQEKVQMEWTEKLTAANKQMQDLRTQLDFKNLEIISTKEKCKMLENSKVKLTQVTVAGNDVSFSHRNNNSIHINEPMMMTQSRRMKLAHSGAQTDGKTYFVKLNKTCRSAHSKLKDILPLVLHQSNEKQNSILEYSEKLQKPVDFSQNKCRIFSTFHRIPSSPVTKEKRREKFSISCLYEDLTFIATNSDACLDGLHEKYDNIYKSVCVVLNDVLSELELVSQRVTTAFQKEMDEKYIEATSTHLEVDKKDLLCCNSLYKDEQAITARRVTAILASIIEYTANVQLVSKFIEENSKSTSETEANRNILENICRICTLLDNTCTTVLYSGLLLAMIYTLENIWEKSDKSTLHTKLLNIVKTIITSRPLPIVSTKMLGFMRKLAILKPFVNNLCSGSTVGNLKTDFDQGVLLYKKDSCYLQIYLKQIEAALKCMERHNMRAAAVETTRDLVAFYSCVSSELSGRDKSRCDCQLVTSQVIVFALQICAAMLHSHRSTEDNIHKDLQTICRSGVLILYQWVLRDVEFTSQLGFNEGHYHLFVELCEEMKDQLVLNEIQGNMLSELVGTLQTSAEDLDMPSATHQNVWINSFKSFTLAD; translated from the exons ATGTCGAAACGATACATATTCCCACAGCAATATGGTGAAAGGAAAAAGCCTAAACTGGATGTATCCATCTCAGACCACAACTTTCCTTTGAGCCAAAATCCCGGTCCAAACAAAG AATCAAACCAAACTGACAATTGGGGTGACGATAATGACGACGAGATCCTGCTCCTGGCCAGTCAAGCCTGCGAGGATGTGTTCAACGTGCACGACATCAGCCAGGTCCCTAACTACAGCATGTGCATGCAGCCGGGCTCCACCAGCACGCAGATAGCCAACGAACCCGGACCCAGCTCTTCCAAGTCCAGCTTTTCATTCAAAAAGCCTGCTACAAGCCTCCCCAACTACACTTCAACTAATATTAAGGACAAATGTAACAGAATCTCATCACCGCTCCCTGGCATTACTCCGAAAGTCGCATCATCAATGAACGGACACAGCAATGTGTCTGATGACTTGATCTTCAATGACCAAGTCTACAAAGGGCAGGATTCCGAGCACATTTACAGGCAAATGCTTAAGCTGCAGGAAGAGAATGCTAAGTTAAAGTCAGAGAATGGGAAGTTGCTTGAGAAATGTGTGACCAAGGAAGGTGAGGCGTCTATATTGCGGACTCAGCTGAAGAGCAGTCAGATGGCTGTGGACAGCGCGCGGCTCGACAAGCTGAAGGCCCAGGAGAAGGTGCAGATGGAGTGGACGGAGAAGCTCACCGCTGCCAACAAACAGATGCAGGACTTGAGGACACAACTGGACTTTAAg aACCTAGAAATAATAAGTACAAAGGAGAAATGCAAGATGTTGGAGAACAGTAAAGTAAAACTCACTCAAGTGACTGTTGCTGGGAATGATGTCTCTTTCAG TCATAGAAACAACAACAGCATCCACATAAATGAaccgatgatgatgactcaGAGCAGACGCATGAAGCTGGCACACAGCGGGGCACAGACTGATGGCAAGACTTACTTTGTTAAGTTGAATAAAACATGCAGGAGTG CCCATTCCAAGTTAAAAGACATCCTACCACTAgtgttgcaccaatcaaatgAGAAGCAAAACTCGATACTAGAATACAGTGAAAAGCTACAAAAACCTGTGGATTTCTCTCAGAACAAATGCAGAATTTTCAGCACTTTCCACAGAATTCCATCTTCTCCAGTGACTAAAGAGAAAAGGCGAGAAAAGTTCAGTATAAGCTGTCTTTATGAAGACTTGACCTTTATTGCAACAAATAGTGATGCATGTTTGGATGGGCTACATGAAAAGTATGATAAT ATCTACAAATCAGTTTGTGTGGTACTAAATGACGTTTTATCAGAACTAGAGTTAGTGTCTCAGCGGGTGACGACGGCTTTTCAAAAAGAAATGGACGAGAAATACATAGAAGCCACTTCCACGCATTTGGAAGTGGATAAAAAAGATTTGCTGTGTTGCAA TTCATTGtataaagatgaacaagcaATAACAGCAAGACGAGTTACTGCAATATTAGCCAGTATCATAGAGTATACAGCAAATGTACAATTAGTTAGCAAATTTATAGAAGAAAACAGTAAAAGCACTTCGGAAACCGAAGCGAATAGAAATATTTTGGAAAATATTTGTAGAATATGTACTCTACTTGATAATACG TGTACTACAGTATTGTATAGTGGCCTACTACTAGCCATGATTTACACACTAGAAAACATCTGGGAAAAGAGTGACAAATCCACATTGCACACAAAACTACTAAACatagtaaaaacaataataacatCCCGACCTTTGCCCATAGTTTCCACTAAAATGTTAGGTTTTATGAGGAAGCTGGCAATATTGAAGCCGTTTGTAAACAATTTGTGCTCTGGCAGCACTGTTGGGAATTTGAAAACGGATTTTGACCAAGGAGTTTTGTTGTACAAAAAAG aTTCATGCTATCTTCAGATATATCTGAAGCAGATAGAGGCTGCTCTCAAATGTATGGAGAGACATAACATGAGGGCGGCAGCGGTGGAAACCACGCGGGATCTTGTAGCTTTCTACTCGTGTGTGAGTAGCGAGCTGTCTGGGCGAGACAAGAGcag ATGTGACTGTCAGCTGGTGACCAGTCAAGTGATTGTGTTCGCGCTACAGATATGTGCGGCCATGTTGCATAGCCACCGAAGCACAGAGG ACAACATCCACAAAGACTTACAAACAATATGCAGATCTGGCGTCCTAATACTGTACCAGTGGGTACTGAGAGACGTGGAGTTCACCTCTCAGCTGGGGTTCAACGAGGGGCATTATCACCTTTTTGTGGAACTTTGTGAGGAAATGAAGGATCAGCTAGTGCTGAATGAGATTCAGG GCAACATGTTATCAGAACTGGTCGGGACTCTCCAAACGTCAGCTGAAGACCTGGACATGCCGTCAGCGACCCACCAGAATGTCTGGATCAATAGCTTCAAGAGTTTCACACTCGCAGACTGA
- the LOC105381384 gene encoding protein YIPF2, translating into MSNVKTGELLSFQDYSPEHNAPSARIDVEAVHSNQYNNTMSSQNYTYEEPTNNDESPDQPPTNHNFWTIEYYQKYFDVQTSEVIERIISSVVPTKVSSSYFDDRIKAKPDLYGPVWISVTLIFTIAVSGNIASYLQNVNSAMHWRYDFHLVSYAATAIICYVWIVPLALWGAIKWTTVEAQDEEAIQGSTNPTMMSLFCLYGYSLSVYIPVAILWTIQVSWLQWLLVLLAAFVSGAVLIYWLLTTLRKSKYFLILVASILAVHFLLATGFMLYFFHVPSTVPSPAVISSTIKPA; encoded by the exons ATGTCGAACGTCAAAACTGGTGAATTGCTGAGTTTCCAAGATTATTCGCCCGAGCACAACGCGCCTAGCGCCAGAATTGACGTTGAAGCCGTCCATTCGAATCAATACAACAATACCATGTCCAGCCAAAATTATACCTATGAGGAGCCAACAAACAATGACGAATCCCCTGATCAACCCCCCA CAAACCACAACTTCTGGACCATAGAATACTATCAGAAGTACTTTGATGTGCAAACTAGTGAGGTGATTGAGAGGATCATATCTTCGGTGGTGCCCACTAAAGTGTCCAGCAGCTACTTTGATGACAGAATCAAAGCCAAGCCGGACCTGTATGGCCCTGTGTGGATCTCTGTTACTCTG ATATTCACTATAGCAGTGAGTGGCAACATAGCAAGTTACCTGCAGAATGTGAACAGCGCGATGCACTGGCGCTATGACTTCCACCTAGTCTCGTATGCGGCTACTGCCATCATCTGCTATGTGTGGATTGTGCCACTCGCGCTGTGGGGAGCCATCAAGTGGACCACTGTGGAGGCCCAAGATGAGGAAGCTATACAG GGCTCAACAAACCCAACAATGATGTCACTCTTCTGTCTATATGGCTACTCCCTATCAGTCTACATTCCCGTGGCTATTCTCTGGACCATCCAAGTCTCCTGGCTACAATGGCTCCTCGTCCTACTAGCTGCTTTCGTATCTGGTGCAGTTCTCATCTACTGGCTGTTGACGACATTGAGGAAATCCAAATACTTCCTAATATTGGTTGCGTCAATACTAGCGGTACACTTCCTTCTGGCTACAGGTTTCATGTTGTACTTCTTTCACGTTCCGTCAACTGTACCCAGTCCCGCGGTGATCTCGTCGACTATTAAACCTGCATAA